The following are encoded together in the Juglans microcarpa x Juglans regia isolate MS1-56 chromosome 2D, Jm3101_v1.0, whole genome shotgun sequence genome:
- the LOC121248477 gene encoding uncharacterized protein LOC121248477 produces the protein MNRRVRASTKCSLSPSRSEPFHKYLKPGMLAQIRDLRISARTHRVRLLYSISSSSQISIHRSTPPSSPPSSNGSQQLPVNAGDGIPCFASRIYGPRCPQRKKLVAAKSVLFLNPSPVPDTPDPVVDAFSNDILVAH, from the coding sequence ATGAACCGGAGGGTCAGAGCCTCTACCAAATGCTCCTTATCCCCAAGCCGGTCCGAGCCATTCCACAAGTATCTTAAACCAGGCATGCTCGCCCAAATCCGTGACTTGCGAATCAGCGCTCGGACTCACCGAGTCAGGTTGCTATACTCGATCTCCTCCTCTTCCCAGATCTCTATCCACCGCTCGACCCCACCGTCATCTCCACCTTCGAGCAACGGCAGTCAACAACTCCCGGTTAATGCGGGCGACGGCATCCCTTGCTTTGCCAGCAGGATCTACGGTCCGCGTTGCCCGCAGAGGAAGAAGCTCGTGGCAGCCAAGTCTGTCTTGTTCCTGAACCCCAGCCCGGTCCCGGACACGCCCGATCCGGTCGTCGACGCGTTCAGTAATGATATTCTCGTCGCTCATTGA